From Gemmatimonadaceae bacterium, the proteins below share one genomic window:
- the crcB gene encoding fluoride efflux transporter CrcB: MNPTFPSGTWIWVAAGGAVGSVLRYGVAELVRRAPSLAGYPWATLGVNVTGALALGAVAGWLFGQPAAASPQLRAFVMIGVLGGYTTFSTFAVEGLTMLQAGQPMRAAGYALASVLLSVAAAALGWAMLRGAA; encoded by the coding sequence GTGAACCCGACCTTCCCTTCCGGCACCTGGATCTGGGTGGCTGCAGGCGGCGCCGTGGGCTCCGTGCTGCGCTACGGCGTGGCCGAGCTCGTGCGTCGCGCGCCATCGCTTGCGGGCTACCCGTGGGCGACGCTCGGCGTGAACGTCACGGGCGCCTTGGCACTCGGCGCGGTGGCGGGATGGCTGTTCGGACAGCCGGCAGCCGCGAGCCCGCAACTGCGTGCCTTCGTGATGATCGGGGTGCTTGGCGGCTACACCACCTTCTCGACCTTCGCGGTGGAAGGCCTCACGATGCTGCAGGCAGGCCAGCCAATGCGCGCTGCGGGGTACGCGCTGGCCAGTGTACTGCTCTCCGTCGCCGCCGCCGCACTGGGCTGGGCGATGCTGCGGGGCGCCGCGTGA
- a CDS encoding protein kinase: MSDVREQLASHLGDRYDIQRELGGGGMSRVFLAIERSLNRQVVIKVLAPELGRDIDAERFQQEIQTSALLQHPQVVPVYAAGAAGDLRYYVMPYIAGESLDATLRREGKLAPDEVARLMAPIARALAYAHRQGIVHRDVKPANILLSEGEPMLADFGIAKVRRSDGATGLTSAGMSLGTVTYMPPEQVTADPTLDGRADVYSLAAVAFEMLAGAPPFKGSPAQQMSAHVVQPPPALAPLVPDAPHELVQAVEQGLAKEATARPDAEEFARMMDRARLRTGERPPSSVQIQGRQPRWAVPALVVLVVSAALAVWALNRPTVGNAAPVVAVLPFELIGVPEDAYLSAGMTDEVTTGLSQLSGLRVLSRSTVQAMAAGGLAPSDYRSRADVAALVEGSVQRAGDRLRITARLVSTEDGSSVWTARYERGLSDLFATQREIGDAVANALLTELGMRTGPRAGEAYAADAAAYDRFLRGRFALQTRGEASLREAIREFSEAARLDPRFARAHAGIAEAAALLPLYGPTAVTDIADTVRATARRALALDASVASAHVAIGLVERGLGRWQESAAALRTAVQLDSASAESHQQLGELQFILGDFAGSRAAFERATLLEPTVDVILAEFAWSLVLTDALDSASRVLARTSGREATEPFTPFSTAMLAERRGDAAGAVTHLRRAAASAPIPFFEGALIRGLRLAGETNEAVQRESALRASGDSPAIDFALSVGQLTGGNGDAVFPGLQRAAAARDPFALLLPLRVWWYDGVRADPRFAEFASALGLPASAWRNASAGGN, encoded by the coding sequence GTGAGCGACGTCCGGGAGCAACTCGCCTCACACCTTGGCGACCGCTACGACATCCAGCGCGAGCTGGGCGGCGGCGGGATGTCGCGCGTGTTCCTCGCCATCGAGCGCTCGCTCAACCGGCAGGTCGTGATCAAGGTGCTGGCCCCCGAACTCGGACGCGACATCGACGCCGAGCGCTTCCAGCAGGAGATCCAGACCTCGGCGCTGCTGCAGCATCCGCAGGTCGTGCCGGTGTATGCCGCGGGCGCGGCCGGCGACCTCCGCTACTACGTGATGCCGTACATCGCGGGCGAGTCGCTGGATGCCACGCTGCGGCGCGAGGGCAAGCTGGCACCGGACGAAGTCGCGCGGCTGATGGCCCCGATCGCGCGTGCGCTGGCCTACGCGCATCGCCAAGGCATCGTGCACCGCGATGTGAAGCCGGCCAACATCCTGCTCTCCGAGGGCGAGCCCATGCTCGCCGACTTCGGCATCGCAAAGGTGCGGCGCAGCGATGGGGCCACGGGCCTCACCTCCGCCGGGATGTCGCTGGGCACGGTCACGTATATGCCGCCAGAGCAGGTGACGGCCGACCCGACGCTCGATGGCCGCGCCGACGTGTACTCGCTGGCCGCGGTGGCCTTCGAGATGCTGGCCGGTGCGCCGCCGTTCAAGGGCAGCCCGGCGCAGCAGATGTCGGCGCACGTGGTGCAGCCGCCGCCGGCGCTCGCACCGTTGGTCCCGGATGCGCCGCACGAGCTCGTGCAGGCCGTCGAGCAGGGCCTGGCCAAGGAGGCCACGGCGCGCCCGGACGCCGAAGAGTTCGCGCGGATGATGGATCGCGCCCGGCTGCGCACGGGCGAGCGCCCGCCATCGTCGGTCCAAATCCAGGGCCGCCAGCCGCGCTGGGCCGTGCCGGCGCTCGTGGTGCTCGTCGTCTCGGCGGCGCTTGCCGTCTGGGCCCTGAATCGCCCGACGGTTGGCAACGCGGCGCCTGTGGTGGCCGTGCTGCCTTTTGAGCTGATCGGCGTTCCGGAGGACGCCTACCTCTCCGCCGGAATGACCGATGAAGTCACCACTGGCCTGAGCCAGCTCTCCGGCCTTCGCGTGCTCTCGCGCTCCACGGTGCAGGCGATGGCCGCCGGCGGCTTGGCGCCCTCTGATTACCGATCGCGGGCCGACGTGGCCGCCTTGGTCGAAGGCAGCGTGCAACGCGCCGGCGACCGCCTGCGCATCACGGCGCGGCTCGTCAGCACCGAGGACGGCAGCTCCGTCTGGACCGCGCGCTATGAGCGCGGACTCTCCGACCTCTTCGCCACGCAACGCGAGATCGGCGATGCAGTCGCGAACGCATTGCTCACCGAACTCGGGATGCGCACCGGACCGCGCGCCGGTGAGGCCTACGCGGCCGACGCCGCGGCCTACGACCGCTTCTTGCGCGGGCGCTTCGCGCTGCAGACGCGCGGCGAAGCCAGCCTGCGCGAAGCCATTCGCGAGTTCTCCGAGGCGGCGCGGCTCGATCCGCGCTTCGCGCGCGCACACGCCGGCATCGCCGAGGCGGCGGCGCTGCTTCCGCTATACGGACCGACGGCCGTCACCGACATCGCCGATACGGTGCGGGCCACGGCGCGCCGCGCGCTCGCGCTCGACGCGTCCGTGGCTTCGGCGCACGTCGCGATCGGTCTCGTCGAACGCGGGCTCGGACGTTGGCAGGAGAGTGCCGCGGCCCTGCGCACCGCAGTGCAACTCGACTCGGCCAGCGCCGAGTCGCATCAGCAGCTTGGCGAGCTGCAGTTCATCCTCGGTGACTTCGCCGGTTCCCGCGCGGCCTTCGAGCGGGCCACACTGCTCGAACCTACCGTGGACGTGATCCTCGCCGAGTTTGCGTGGAGCCTGGTGCTCACCGACGCGCTCGACAGTGCAAGCCGCGTACTCGCGCGCACGAGCGGCCGCGAGGCCACCGAGCCGTTCACGCCGTTCTCCACGGCGATGCTCGCCGAGCGGCGTGGCGATGCCGCAGGCGCGGTGACGCATCTGAGGCGAGCCGCAGCCAGCGCGCCAATTCCGTTCTTTGAGGGCGCGTTGATCCGAGGCCTGCGACTCGCCGGCGAAACGAACGAGGCGGTGCAGCGCGAGTCGGCGCTGCGGGCCAGCGGGGACTCGCCCGCCATCGATTTCGCATTGTCCGTCGGTCAGTTGACTGGCGGCAATGGCGACGCGGTGTTCCCGGGCCTACAGCGAGCGGCTGCCGCACGGGACCCCTTCGCGCTGCTGCTCCCACTACGCGTGTGGTGGTACGACGGCGTCCGCGCGGACCCACGCTTCGCAGAGTTCGCCAGCGCGCTCGGCCTGCCCGCCTCCGCGTGGCGGAACGCGTCAGCCGGCGGGAACTGA
- a CDS encoding alanine--glyoxylate aminotransferase family protein, with the protein MSDFGRFFLPGPTEVRPKILKAMLQPMIGHRTEQFAAMHRQIVQGLQMVFRTHRPVYVASSSATGLMEMAIRGCPEGPILSLVNGSFAERFARIAQVCGRRTRVLTVPWGDTHPLEMVEQHLAAESFVAMTVVQSETSTGALADVRALTELAHRYGVMCLVDSVTGVAALPVETEAWGLDFVLTASQKSLALPPGLAFAVASEAYILQAASVPDRGRYFDPVEYEEAGLDDGTPTTPALPLLYAAQAQLADIAKEGIETRWARHGMMLAEVETFVDAQRDRGRALTFLARPGERSPSVSCLALPGELSAKAVVSGMSERGYTIARGYGQRKDSTIRIGHMGDHTVAGLRGCLAALDETLGALTA; encoded by the coding sequence GTGAGCGACTTCGGCCGCTTCTTCCTGCCGGGCCCCACCGAGGTGCGGCCCAAGATCCTCAAGGCGATGTTGCAGCCGATGATCGGGCATCGCACCGAGCAGTTCGCCGCGATGCACCGGCAGATCGTGCAGGGGCTGCAGATGGTGTTTCGCACGCATCGGCCCGTCTACGTGGCGTCGAGTTCCGCGACGGGCCTGATGGAGATGGCGATCCGCGGCTGCCCAGAGGGCCCCATCCTCTCGCTGGTGAACGGCAGCTTCGCCGAACGCTTCGCGCGGATCGCGCAGGTCTGCGGTCGGCGCACGCGTGTGCTCACGGTGCCCTGGGGCGACACGCATCCACTGGAGATGGTGGAGCAACATCTGGCCGCCGAGAGCTTCGTCGCGATGACCGTGGTGCAGTCGGAGACTAGCACCGGCGCTCTTGCGGACGTCCGCGCGCTGACCGAGCTGGCCCATCGCTACGGCGTGATGTGTCTCGTGGACTCCGTGACAGGAGTTGCCGCGTTGCCTGTCGAGACAGAGGCCTGGGGCCTCGACTTCGTGCTCACGGCCTCGCAGAAATCGCTGGCGTTGCCGCCCGGGCTCGCGTTCGCCGTGGCCAGCGAGGCCTACATCCTGCAGGCGGCGTCGGTGCCGGATCGCGGGCGATACTTCGACCCGGTCGAGTACGAGGAGGCGGGCTTGGACGACGGCACGCCGACCACGCCTGCCCTGCCATTGCTGTACGCGGCACAAGCGCAGCTCGCGGACATCGCCAAGGAAGGCATCGAGACCCGATGGGCCCGCCACGGGATGATGCTCGCCGAGGTGGAGACCTTCGTGGACGCGCAGCGCGACCGCGGGCGCGCACTCACCTTCCTCGCGCGACCCGGCGAGCGCTCTCCGTCCGTGTCCTGCCTCGCGCTGCCCGGCGAACTGAGCGCGAAGGCCGTCGTGTCCGGGATGTCGGAGCGCGGCTACACCATCGCCCGCGGATACGGCCAGCGAAAGGACTCGACGATCCGCATCGGACACATGGGCGACCACACAGTCGCCGGCCTGCGCGGCTGCCTCGCCGCACTCGACGAGACGCTCGGGGCGCTTACGGCCTGA
- a CDS encoding DUF1905 domain-containing protein — translation MATRLKAASVSPGPSYGGSFTATLFRYEGPGGWHFAPVPERLAPPVTHGWGRTPVTATVDGQTWETSVWRGKDGRTLLAVPKHVRKQKGDGDRVRVTIAFKSL, via the coding sequence ATGGCTACTCGTCTGAAGGCAGCGAGCGTCTCGCCGGGACCCAGCTACGGTGGAAGCTTCACCGCCACACTGTTTCGCTACGAGGGGCCCGGCGGTTGGCACTTCGCGCCGGTGCCCGAGCGGCTCGCGCCGCCGGTCACGCACGGATGGGGTCGCACACCGGTGACCGCCACCGTGGACGGCCAGACCTGGGAGACCAGCGTGTGGCGCGGCAAGGACGGGCGCACGCTACTCGCCGTGCCCAAACACGTGCGCAAGCAGAAAGGCGATGGCGACCGTGTGCGGGTCACCATCGCCTTCAAGTCCCTCTGA